A portion of the Candidatus Omnitrophota bacterium genome contains these proteins:
- a CDS encoding type II toxin-antitoxin system Phd/YefM family antitoxin — protein MKDMPMTEARAVLTSLPDTLSHSHETVAVTRRGKPVLAILPWEEYEALVETLEVMADEQLMASVRQGIRDIKQGKLIPWDAVKRKLTL, from the coding sequence ATGAAAGACATGCCGATGACGGAGGCGCGAGCGGTGCTGACCTCGTTGCCGGATACGTTGAGCCATTCGCATGAAACCGTCGCCGTCACGCGGCGCGGCAAGCCGGTGCTGGCCATCCTGCCCTGGGAGGAATACGAGGCGCTCGTCGAAACCTTGGAAGTTATGGCGGATGAGCAGCTGATGGCATCGGTGCGGCAGGGCATCCGCGACATTAAGCAGGGCAAGCTCATTCCGTGGGACGCCGTGAAACGGAAGCTCACGCTGTGA